The following are encoded in a window of bacterium SCSIO 12643 genomic DNA:
- the porU gene encoding type IX secretion system sortase PorU produces MRKILLNFLILFVAASAFGQLSTIDRSLNKRVDINWLNPITFKDFDESDITLLQFDHATFNFPYDSLPLFSKTIFLPSSANNAQVNINIESSEPLSFEEQSALLNKNIPYKVESKSQVTWYRKKPIVTISFNPLYKNPATGEIYKVTSFSYDITPTNERSSTAAQMNFKVNSVLRYGDWVKVGVTQDGIYQITYSELQSLGINVTDLKSDQIRVFGNGGGHLPFNNSKPRLDDLEENAIEVVDGGDGIINSGDYILFYGQDPHRWKYVNNRFNHVVHLFSDTTYYFITRDYEIGQPKRIAKQNVTASPDLTVNSFTDFQYHEVDLLNFVKSGRNWYGEAFAFNKDQSFSFSFPNAIGSTAEIKSNMAFRVIGRASTFAFSVGGTNILNISHPGVSGGYYADYAAIVAGRNNFNVPSDNFDVRIQFSDQSTSANGWLDYIEIICDRQLTMVGNQMPFRNIQSQSANIIQYNMTGLNGHRIWNVTKPTEVNEVTVTANSFKASGGQINEFVAFSNSNFLKVKNFGKVANQDLHSIQSADYVIVTHPDFISQANQLANFHRNNSNLNTVVVTTQQLYNEFSSGSQDITAIKSFNKMLYDRAGNDPSKMLKYVLLLGDASYDYKNRLPGNTNFVPAYQSWNSHSPLGSYVSDDYVGFLDDNESDQLSSTLDIGIGRIMVNNTTQAQDVINKTIHYMSSPSCMRPWRNRLTFIGDDEDGNVHMKQSDFLATKIDTTYPNYNINKIYLDAYQQVSNAGGSTYPDVNIAIDKATEKGSKIINYVGHGGELGLAHERILGLTQIKGYQNLDALALYVTATCEFSRFDDPERTSAGEFTLLNPEGAAMGLLTTTRLVYSSPNFELTQKFFAVAFEKVDGEWPRLGDLLRISKVGGSNINYRNFSLLGDPAAQMSYPEHVVQSTSVPDTIKSLQKVTISGIVTDQFGQKLENFNGVVYPTIYSQRKKQSTLNNDGHGVMVFETQNNALFNGKASVKNGNFEFSFIVPKDIDFKYGAGKISYYAENGITDATGSDETFQIGGRDGNPDADKVGPTINLWMNDESFVMGGMTDENPMIYAKVFDENGINTVGNGIGHDIVAIIDNNTANSLILNDYYESDLNSYQRGTISYNLNNLSEGKHTLRLKVWDVYNNSSEAEIEFYVSKSATFNIDHVLNYPNPFTTNTDFYFDHNALGQQLDVRIQIFTISGKLVKTIDHIEQGDSYRVGPINWDGRDEYGDRIGKGTYVYKVKVTNSFGQTVEKFEKIVIL; encoded by the coding sequence ATGAGAAAAATATTGCTCAATTTCCTTATTCTTTTCGTGGCTGCAAGTGCATTTGGACAGTTGTCCACCATCGATAGATCTTTAAATAAACGAGTAGATATCAATTGGTTAAACCCAATAACTTTTAAAGATTTTGATGAATCTGATATCACTTTATTACAATTTGACCATGCAACTTTCAACTTCCCCTACGATTCATTACCTCTATTTTCTAAAACCATTTTTTTACCTTCTTCTGCGAATAATGCTCAAGTAAATATTAATATAGAATCATCCGAACCTCTTTCTTTTGAAGAACAATCTGCACTACTAAATAAAAATATTCCTTATAAAGTAGAATCTAAATCTCAGGTAACGTGGTATCGTAAGAAACCTATTGTAACCATTTCATTCAATCCGCTTTATAAGAATCCGGCTACTGGTGAAATTTATAAAGTCACTTCATTTTCTTATGATATTACTCCAACAAATGAAAGAAGCAGCACAGCGGCTCAAATGAACTTTAAAGTTAATTCTGTGTTGAGGTACGGTGATTGGGTGAAAGTTGGTGTTACTCAAGATGGTATATATCAAATCACGTATAGTGAGTTACAATCTCTGGGGATTAATGTTACTGATTTAAAATCTGATCAAATACGAGTTTTTGGAAATGGTGGAGGACACTTACCTTTTAATAATTCAAAACCCAGATTAGATGATTTAGAAGAAAACGCCATCGAAGTGGTTGATGGTGGCGATGGTATTATCAATTCAGGCGATTACATCCTTTTTTACGGACAAGATCCACACCGTTGGAAATATGTAAATAATCGTTTCAATCACGTAGTTCATTTATTCTCTGATACCACATATTATTTTATCACTCGAGATTATGAAATTGGACAACCGAAAAGAATCGCAAAGCAAAATGTTACTGCTTCTCCTGATTTAACTGTAAATTCATTTACAGATTTTCAATATCATGAGGTTGACTTACTCAACTTTGTTAAATCTGGACGTAACTGGTATGGTGAAGCTTTCGCATTTAATAAGGATCAATCTTTTAGTTTTTCATTTCCAAACGCTATCGGATCTACTGCTGAAATCAAATCTAATATGGCCTTTCGTGTTATTGGACGTGCATCTACTTTCGCTTTTAGTGTAGGCGGGACAAATATTCTGAATATTTCTCATCCGGGAGTATCTGGTGGTTATTATGCGGACTATGCTGCTATTGTAGCTGGTAGAAATAATTTTAATGTTCCATCTGACAATTTTGATGTTCGAATTCAATTTAGCGATCAAAGTACCTCTGCAAATGGGTGGCTGGATTATATTGAAATCATCTGTGACCGTCAGTTAACTATGGTCGGAAATCAAATGCCTTTTAGAAATATTCAATCCCAAAGCGCGAATATTATCCAGTATAATATGACCGGATTGAATGGCCATCGCATTTGGAATGTAACAAAACCAACGGAAGTCAATGAGGTGACTGTTACCGCAAATAGCTTTAAGGCCTCTGGTGGACAAATCAATGAATTTGTAGCCTTTAGTAATTCAAACTTTTTGAAAGTTAAGAACTTTGGTAAAGTGGCCAACCAAGACCTTCACAGTATCCAATCTGCAGATTATGTTATTGTAACACACCCAGATTTTATTAGTCAGGCGAACCAACTTGCAAATTTTCATAGAAACAATAGTAATCTAAACACGGTGGTAGTGACTACACAGCAACTTTACAATGAGTTTTCTTCTGGAAGTCAGGACATTACTGCTATCAAATCGTTTAATAAAATGCTTTATGACCGAGCAGGAAATGATCCATCAAAAATGTTGAAGTATGTTTTGCTTCTGGGAGATGCTTCTTATGACTATAAAAATCGCCTTCCGGGTAATACCAACTTTGTACCTGCATATCAATCCTGGAACTCTCATTCCCCATTAGGATCCTATGTAAGTGATGACTATGTCGGTTTTTTAGATGATAATGAAAGTGATCAGCTCTCCTCTACTTTGGATATTGGTATTGGTCGTATCATGGTTAACAATACTACCCAGGCGCAGGATGTAATCAATAAGACCATCCATTATATGTCTAGTCCATCTTGCATGCGTCCCTGGAGAAATCGTCTCACTTTTATAGGAGATGATGAAGATGGAAACGTTCATATGAAACAATCCGACTTTCTGGCCACAAAGATTGATACCACATATCCTAATTATAACATTAATAAAATCTATCTGGATGCATATCAACAAGTCAGTAATGCCGGAGGAAGTACTTACCCGGATGTCAATATTGCCATTGATAAAGCTACCGAGAAAGGTAGTAAAATCATCAATTATGTGGGACATGGTGGAGAATTGGGTCTCGCACACGAGCGAATTCTGGGACTAACTCAAATCAAAGGTTATCAAAATCTAGACGCCTTAGCATTATATGTTACCGCTACGTGTGAGTTTAGTCGATTCGATGACCCGGAGAGAACATCAGCCGGAGAGTTCACGTTATTAAACCCAGAAGGTGCAGCTATGGGCTTATTAACCACCACCAGACTGGTTTATTCTTCTCCAAATTTTGAATTAACGCAAAAATTCTTTGCGGTGGCTTTTGAAAAAGTAGATGGGGAATGGCCACGGTTAGGAGATCTTCTAAGAATTTCAAAAGTTGGAGGATCAAATATTAATTACAGAAACTTCTCTTTACTGGGAGATCCTGCGGCTCAAATGTCATATCCTGAACATGTGGTTCAATCCACTTCGGTTCCTGACACCATTAAATCACTCCAAAAAGTGACCATTTCAGGTATTGTTACAGACCAGTTCGGGCAAAAACTGGAAAATTTTAATGGTGTGGTTTATCCAACTATTTACAGCCAAAGAAAAAAACAGTCCACATTAAACAATGATGGACATGGGGTTATGGTATTCGAAACGCAAAACAATGCGCTGTTTAATGGAAAAGCATCTGTAAAAAACGGAAACTTCGAGTTCTCTTTCATCGTACCAAAAGACATAGATTTTAAATATGGTGCCGGAAAAATTAGTTATTATGCTGAAAATGGCATTACTGATGCCACTGGGAGTGATGAGACTTTCCAAATTGGTGGTAGAGATGGAAATCCTGACGCAGATAAAGTGGGACCGACTATCAACTTGTGGATGAATGATGAGTCTTTTGTTATGGGAGGTATGACAGATGAAAATCCAATGATTTATGCCAAAGTATTCGATGAAAACGGAATTAATACTGTAGGGAATGGAATTGGACACGATATCGTTGCGATTATTGATAACAATACGGCTAACTCTCTAATCTTAAATGATTATTATGAGTCCGATCTCAACTCCTATCAAAGAGGCACCATATCTTATAATCTAAATAACTTATCAGAAGGTAAACATACACTAAGATTAAAAGTTTGGGACGTTTATAATAATTCCAGTGAAGCCGAAATTGAATTTTATGTAAGTAAATCGGCAACCTTTAATATTGATCACGTTCTAAATTATCCAAATCCATTTACTACCAATACTGACTTTTATTTTGATCACAATGCATTAGGTCAACAACTGGATGTACGTATTCAGATTTTCACAATTAGTGGAAAGCTGGTTAAGACCATTGACCACATTGAGCAAGGTGACAGCTATAGAGTTGGTCCTATTAACTGGGATGGTAGAGATGAATACGGAGACAGAATAGGTAAAGGCACCTATGTTTATAAGGTAAAGGTTACCAATAGTTTTGGCCAAACAGTCGAAAAATTCGAAAAAATTGTCATTCTATAA
- a CDS encoding T9SS type A sorting domain-containing protein → MGHYLIKTYLFIFTLSIFSADVTGQYNFYELAPLPEAISNNAVCGAIVNNQKYVYTFGGIDTSKVHSGIHNRCYKYDVQNDSWSTLPDLPSSPTRIASAASTINDIIYIIGGYHVFPNGHEESHPLVHRFDTKADTFLTNGAPLPKSTDDHVQAVYKDSLIFVVTGWSNTANIANVQIYNPQLDTWLIGTPVPNNHLYKSFGASGEIIGDTIYYFGGAKMGNNFPIQIQVRKGYINPNNVTQITWSLDTIDQDLEGYRMAVSSYNNSIRWIGGSNHTYNYNGIGYAGNIPVEPNRRILTYYPHSDSWDTTSFHSINMDFRGIATFGCDMILVGGIDSSQTVSTRTLHLECLSNSIPKTDASKTQGSLYPNPSDQYFKLRDLSPHLQISIYNMDGQIQFNGVISPNENIRVSHLPSGLYIVAITSEENTHIEKLIIQHKKSD, encoded by the coding sequence ATGGGTCATTATTTAATCAAAACATATCTATTCATTTTCACCTTGTCCATTTTTTCAGCAGATGTCACAGGACAATATAATTTCTATGAATTAGCACCACTTCCGGAAGCAATTAGTAATAATGCAGTATGCGGAGCTATCGTCAACAACCAGAAATACGTTTATACTTTCGGAGGAATAGATACATCTAAAGTACACTCTGGAATTCACAATAGATGTTACAAATACGATGTTCAAAATGATAGTTGGTCTACCCTTCCAGACTTACCCAGTTCACCTACACGCATTGCATCCGCAGCAAGTACCATAAACGACATTATCTACATTATTGGTGGTTATCATGTTTTCCCAAATGGGCATGAAGAGTCCCACCCATTGGTTCATCGATTCGATACAAAAGCGGATACTTTTTTAACGAATGGAGCTCCACTTCCTAAATCAACTGATGATCACGTACAGGCCGTATACAAAGACAGTCTGATATTTGTAGTCACAGGCTGGAGTAACACAGCAAATATTGCCAATGTCCAAATTTATAATCCTCAACTAGACACATGGCTTATTGGCACACCTGTTCCCAACAACCATTTATATAAATCCTTTGGTGCCTCAGGAGAAATTATAGGTGATACCATATACTATTTTGGTGGAGCCAAAATGGGAAACAATTTCCCTATTCAAATTCAAGTGCGAAAAGGTTATATCAACCCTAATAACGTTACTCAAATCACCTGGTCGCTTGATACTATCGATCAAGATTTAGAAGGCTACAGAATGGCTGTATCTTCTTACAATAATTCCATCCGTTGGATTGGTGGCTCCAACCATACATATAATTACAATGGTATAGGCTATGCAGGTAATATTCCGGTGGAACCCAATAGACGTATCCTTACCTACTACCCGCATTCGGACTCATGGGACACCACATCATTTCATTCTATTAACATGGATTTTCGAGGAATCGCCACTTTTGGATGTGATATGATTTTGGTAGGCGGTATAGATAGTTCTCAAACAGTTAGTACACGAACACTACATTTAGAATGTTTATCCAACTCGATACCCAAAACCGATGCTTCTAAAACTCAAGGTTCATTATACCCAAATCCTTCTGATCAATATTTCAAATTAAGAGACTTATCTCCTCATCTTCAAATATCCATTTATAATATGGATGGGCAGATTCAATTTAATGGAGTCATTTCTCCAA
- the porV gene encoding type IX secretion system outer membrane channel protein PorV has protein sequence MNSKKIVFILSAVLISCYSVETFGQDQRQNPITTAVPFLTINPDARHGALGSAGAATSPDVYDNYHNPAKLSFIEEDAVLGLSYTPWLSTLVPGISLSYLTGVKKIDKMSAIGGSLRYFTLGEIQFTDEFGNPTISHQPNEFALDGAYSRKLSERFSMSISLRFIYSNLTGGQSVGGADTKAGLAVASDIFSYYQNDDISVGDKDATLTFGMGISNIGNKMAYSDINQQDFLPQNFKFGSGLTIHLDDYNDFAIVFDMNKLLVPTPPIYGKVGSTNQIVAGKDPNRSPANAIFSSWSDAPGEPLKDNSGNYILNADGMAEIESGSVLNEELRELYFGFGMEYWYNKVFAARMGYFAEHDTKGNRKYLSFGVGLKYNVFAMDIAYLVPFYIGSQVSYGQSPLANTLQFTMSFAFNKNKSSGNSDSSSSTDSF, from the coding sequence ATGAATTCGAAAAAAATAGTTTTTATTCTATCAGCTGTACTAATCAGTTGCTATTCAGTTGAAACATTTGGGCAAGATCAAAGACAAAATCCAATTACTACAGCTGTACCATTTTTAACCATCAACCCTGATGCTAGACATGGAGCTTTAGGTTCGGCCGGAGCAGCAACAAGTCCTGATGTATACGACAATTACCACAATCCAGCGAAACTTTCTTTCATAGAAGAAGATGCCGTTTTAGGTCTTTCATATACCCCATGGTTATCCACTCTGGTTCCTGGAATTAGTTTATCCTATTTAACGGGTGTTAAAAAAATCGATAAAATGTCTGCCATTGGTGGGTCATTAAGATACTTTACTTTGGGAGAAATTCAATTTACGGATGAGTTTGGAAACCCAACCATTTCGCATCAACCTAATGAATTTGCATTAGATGGTGCTTATTCTAGAAAACTATCTGAAAGATTTTCCATGAGTATTTCATTACGATTTATTTATTCGAACCTTACAGGTGGTCAAAGCGTTGGTGGAGCAGATACTAAAGCTGGGCTAGCTGTCGCTTCAGACATTTTCTCTTATTATCAAAACGATGATATCAGTGTTGGAGATAAAGATGCTACATTAACTTTTGGAATGGGAATTTCCAACATTGGAAATAAAATGGCCTATTCAGATATCAATCAACAAGATTTTTTACCTCAAAACTTTAAGTTTGGTAGTGGCTTAACTATTCACTTGGATGATTATAATGATTTTGCGATCGTTTTCGATATGAATAAATTATTAGTTCCTACCCCTCCTATTTATGGAAAGGTGGGTTCTACCAATCAAATTGTTGCGGGAAAAGACCCGAATAGATCTCCTGCAAACGCTATATTCTCAAGTTGGTCTGATGCACCGGGAGAACCGTTAAAAGACAATAGCGGGAATTATATCTTAAATGCTGATGGAATGGCTGAAATCGAGTCAGGAAGTGTACTAAATGAAGAACTTCGAGAGTTGTACTTTGGTTTCGGTATGGAATATTGGTACAATAAAGTATTTGCTGCCCGAATGGGATATTTTGCGGAACATGACACAAAAGGGAACAGAAAATACTTATCCTTCGGAGTTGGATTAAAATACAATGTATTCGCTATGGACATTGCCTATTTGGTTCCTTTCTATATTGGTAGTCAAGTATCTTATGGACAATCTCCATTGGCTAATACGCTACAATTCACCATGTCGTTTGCCTTCAACAAAAATAAATCATCAGGTAATAGCGACTCCTCAAGCTCTACAGACTCCTTTTAA
- a CDS encoding type IX secretion system membrane protein PorP/SprF, which produces MLKNKTLHITLALLLVFGLVSRSFAQDPQFSQFYANPLYTNPAFAGSEICPRVVLNYRNQWPKLPGGFTTYSLSADQYVDFLKGGLGLQIYQDNAGNNTIKTFNVSLSYAYTLEINRDLSLKFGAQGAYWQKSLEWDQLTFGDMIDPRYGFVYSTNEPFGDESVNAPDFSAGMLLYSHDWFIGGSVHHLAQPVESFFGLNDAVLYRKYTFQAGATFAIDKRHPDEGSISPNVIYMQQGESQQFNMGMYGRMSVFTVGFWYRFNTLNSDAMIILVGLQNDDFKFGYSYDITVSKLNNSTGGAHELSLGLKLKCHKKKRRLRKLPCPTW; this is translated from the coding sequence ATGCTTAAAAATAAAACACTCCACATCACTTTGGCGTTATTGCTGGTGTTTGGACTTGTGTCGAGGTCTTTCGCGCAGGATCCTCAGTTTTCGCAATTTTATGCTAATCCGTTGTACACAAACCCTGCTTTTGCAGGTTCTGAGATTTGTCCACGTGTTGTCTTAAACTATCGTAATCAGTGGCCAAAGTTACCAGGTGGATTTACAACTTATAGTCTTTCAGCCGACCAATATGTTGATTTTTTAAAGGGTGGATTAGGTTTGCAGATTTATCAGGATAATGCAGGAAATAATACAATCAAGACATTCAATGTTTCGTTATCCTATGCTTATACTTTAGAAATCAATAGAGATTTATCTTTGAAATTTGGAGCCCAGGGAGCGTATTGGCAAAAATCTTTGGAATGGGATCAATTGACTTTTGGAGATATGATTGATCCAAGATATGGCTTTGTATATTCTACAAATGAACCTTTTGGAGATGAAAGTGTGAATGCTCCTGATTTTTCTGCGGGAATGTTATTATATAGCCATGATTGGTTTATTGGTGGTTCTGTACATCACCTGGCACAGCCGGTAGAGAGTTTCTTTGGATTGAATGATGCAGTATTATATAGAAAGTACACTTTTCAAGCTGGAGCAACTTTTGCTATAGACAAAAGACACCCGGATGAAGGGTCTATTTCTCCTAATGTAATTTATATGCAGCAAGGAGAATCTCAGCAATTCAATATGGGTATGTATGGACGAATGAGTGTCTTTACAGTTGGATTCTGGTATCGATTTAATACATTGAATAGTGATGCAATGATTATATTGGTAGGATTACAAAATGACGATTTTAAATTTGGATATAGTTACGATATAACAGTTTCGAAATTAAATAATTCTACAGGTGGCGCACATGAGTTGTCGCTAGGATTAAAACTTAAATGTCACAAGAAAAAACGTAGACTTCGTAAGCTGCCATGTCCAACTTGGTAG
- the pdhA gene encoding pyruvate dehydrogenase (acetyl-transferring) E1 component subunit alpha — protein MAKRKSTKLPFTKEQYLKWYEDMLLMRKIEEKTGQLYIQQKFGGFCHLYIGQEAVVAGTVSATQEGDKHITAYRDHAHPIALGVHPKYMMAELYGKTTGMSKGKGGSMHMFHKDTGLMGGHGIVGAQIAMGAGIAFAEQYKNTGKICITSMGDGAVRQGILHETFNMAMNWKLPVVFVIENNNYAMGTSVDRTTNVKDLSVIGASYEMPSKSVDGMKVTEVHDAMAWAAEHARSGKGPVLLDIKTYRYKGHSMSDPQKYRTKEEVNQYKEQDPILFVKDILTSNKLITEEQLSEITDRVKATVEESVKFAEESPDPVASELYEDVYVEDNYPYMMDNKF, from the coding sequence ATGGCTAAACGTAAATCAACTAAATTACCTTTTACGAAAGAGCAGTATCTTAAGTGGTACGAGGACATGCTTCTTATGCGTAAAATTGAAGAAAAAACCGGACAACTTTATATTCAACAAAAGTTTGGCGGTTTTTGTCACCTTTATATTGGTCAGGAAGCTGTTGTAGCTGGAACCGTATCTGCAACTCAAGAAGGAGATAAACATATCACAGCATATAGAGATCACGCACATCCAATTGCTCTTGGAGTTCACCCAAAATATATGATGGCCGAGCTTTATGGTAAAACAACCGGAATGTCTAAAGGTAAAGGTGGTTCAATGCACATGTTCCATAAAGATACCGGATTAATGGGAGGTCATGGAATCGTTGGCGCACAAATCGCTATGGGTGCAGGCATTGCTTTTGCAGAGCAATACAAAAACACAGGAAAAATCTGTATCACATCTATGGGAGATGGTGCAGTTCGTCAGGGAATCTTACATGAGACTTTCAACATGGCGATGAACTGGAAACTTCCTGTGGTATTCGTAATTGAAAATAACAATTACGCTATGGGTACTTCTGTAGATCGTACCACAAATGTTAAAGATTTATCGGTTATTGGAGCGTCTTACGAAATGCCTTCAAAGTCTGTTGATGGAATGAAAGTAACAGAAGTTCATGATGCAATGGCATGGGCAGCTGAACATGCCAGATCAGGAAAAGGGCCTGTATTGTTGGATATCAAAACTTATCGTTATAAAGGACACTCTATGAGTGATCCACAAAAATATAGAACCAAAGAAGAGGTAAACCAGTATAAAGAACAAGATCCAATCTTGTTTGTTAAAGACATACTTACTTCTAATAAACTTATAACAGAAGAACAACTTTCTGAAATTACTGACCGTGTAAAAGCTACAGTTGAAGAGTCAGTTAAATTTGCTGAGGAGTCTCCGGACCCGGTAGCTTCTGAATTGTACGAAGATGTTTATGTTGAAGACAATTATCCATATATGATGGATAATAAGTTTTAA
- a CDS encoding pyruvate dehydrogenase complex dihydrolipoamide acetyltransferase — MAEIIRMPKLSDTMTEGVVAEWHKKVGDKIESGDLIADIETDKATMEFESFQDGVLLYIGIEKGKTAPVDSILAILGEEGEEYQSLIDNDTLPSAAEEKTEVVADSKTETATAPIATPAAEAPKNNVQPIVNDGEFKASPLARKLANERGIDLNTVSGSGDNGRIVKADIDNYRAPGANSYKGSVATVVGQESYNEVPTSQMRKTIARRLSESKFSAPHFYLTIEVDMDNVIAARKAVNAAQDTKVSFNDFVVKAAAVALKKHPGVNSSWLGDSIRYNEHVNIGVAVAVEDGLLVPVVRFADTKSLPQISTEVKELAGKARDKKLQPQEWEGNTFSISNLGMYGIESFTAIINPPDAAIMAIGGIIEKPVVKNGQIVPGHRMTVTLSCDHRVVDGAMGSEFLNTFKAMLEQPVLMMA, encoded by the coding sequence ATGGCGGAAATTATTAGAATGCCGAAGTTAAGTGACACCATGACTGAGGGTGTTGTTGCAGAATGGCATAAAAAAGTAGGAGATAAAATAGAATCTGGTGACCTTATCGCAGATATCGAGACAGATAAAGCAACCATGGAATTCGAATCTTTCCAGGACGGTGTTTTACTTTATATCGGTATTGAAAAAGGAAAAACCGCACCTGTTGATTCCATCTTAGCAATTCTTGGTGAAGAAGGAGAAGAATATCAATCATTAATTGACAATGATACTCTTCCTAGTGCTGCAGAAGAAAAAACAGAAGTAGTTGCTGACAGTAAAACTGAAACTGCTACTGCTCCAATTGCTACTCCAGCTGCCGAAGCTCCTAAAAACAACGTTCAACCTATCGTGAATGATGGTGAATTTAAAGCTTCTCCTTTAGCTAGAAAATTAGCAAACGAAAGAGGTATTGATTTAAATACCGTATCTGGTTCTGGAGATAATGGACGTATCGTAAAAGCAGATATTGATAATTATCGTGCACCTGGTGCAAACTCATATAAAGGGTCTGTTGCAACAGTTGTCGGACAAGAATCCTATAATGAAGTTCCTACTTCTCAAATGCGTAAGACCATTGCACGTAGATTATCAGAAAGTAAATTCTCTGCGCCTCATTTCTATCTAACAATTGAAGTAGATATGGATAATGTGATTGCGGCAAGAAAAGCTGTAAATGCTGCTCAGGATACAAAAGTTTCTTTCAACGACTTTGTGGTTAAAGCTGCAGCTGTAGCGTTGAAAAAACACCCGGGAGTTAATTCTTCGTGGTTAGGCGATAGTATTCGTTATAATGAGCATGTGAATATTGGTGTAGCAGTTGCTGTAGAAGATGGACTTTTAGTTCCTGTTGTAAGATTTGCTGATACTAAATCATTACCGCAAATTTCAACTGAAGTAAAAGAACTTGCAGGAAAAGCAAGAGACAAAAAACTTCAACCTCAGGAATGGGAAGGAAACACTTTCTCTATTTCTAATCTGGGAATGTACGGAATTGAATCCTTCACTGCGATTATCAATCCACCTGATGCTGCAATTATGGCCATTGGAGGGATTATTGAAAAACCAGTTGTAAAGAATGGTCAAATCGTACCGGGACATAGAATGACCGTAACTCTTTCTTGTGATCACAGGGTGGTTGACGGAGCAATGGGTTCCGAATTCTTGAATACTTTCAAAGCAATGTTAGAACAACCAGTTCTAATGATGGCTTAA
- a CDS encoding cytidine deaminase: MRNKIKHISEIEEFDHLDELSNKQQLLVSKASAALVSSYSPYSGFSVGAAVELSDGTIVIGSNQENIAYPSGLCAERVALFSAGTNFPDQEIKSIAIVAKSIHGNVTDPVTPCGACRQVMIEFESKQSNPISVIMMGNEGKIWVSESVNNLIPFYFSSPHVGRIK, encoded by the coding sequence ATGCGAAATAAAATCAAGCATATAAGTGAGATTGAAGAATTTGACCATTTGGACGAATTATCTAATAAGCAGCAATTGCTTGTTTCCAAAGCATCTGCAGCATTAGTCTCTTCCTATTCACCATATTCCGGATTTAGCGTGGGTGCTGCTGTTGAGTTATCCGATGGCACCATTGTTATTGGAAGTAATCAGGAAAATATTGCGTACCCATCTGGCTTATGTGCTGAACGAGTTGCGCTATTCTCTGCCGGCACCAATTTCCCCGATCAGGAAATCAAATCAATCGCTATTGTTGCTAAAAGTATTCATGGTAATGTAACAGATCCTGTAACTCCATGTGGTGCCTGCCGCCAGGTTATGATAGAATTTGAAAGCAAACAGTCGAATCCTATTTCTGTTATTATGATGGGAAATGAAGGAAAAATATGGGTCAGCGAATCTGTAAATAACCTGATTCCTTTTTACTTTTCTTCCCCTCACGTAGGCCGCATAAAATAA